The following proteins are co-located in the Microbulbifer sp. VAAF005 genome:
- the ltrA gene encoding group II intron reverse transcriptase/maturase → MIPPSHPATIGRSLKSISRKETRGLDGESWSDFGNNLRERILDLHTRLHRQCYRPQAVCRIWLPKAGGSQRPIGITAVEDKVVQQALVWVLEAIYEADFLGFSYGFRPGRDQHRALDAIAVAIEQKPVSWILDADISQFFDTIDHGWLLRFLAHRIADRRLLHLIERIVKAGVVDDGRFTKTRIGTPQGAVISPMLANIYLHYVLDLWAHQWRQQSARGACYIVRYADDSVMGFQYRSDAEHFQVALTQRLAKFGLQLNADKTRLLEFGRFAMSNAKRRGGRKPESFTFLGFTHSCGKRVSDGRFALWRTTNRKRLNARLKAIRQKLFKMRHKDVFKQVFIFSWTPKD, encoded by the coding sequence ATTATTCCACCATCTCACCCCGCGACTATTGGCCGAAGCTTAAAAAGCATCAGCCGCAAAGAAACTCGGGGCCTTGATGGAGAAAGCTGGAGCGACTTCGGTAATAACCTACGGGAACGCATCCTGGATCTCCACACACGCCTCCATCGCCAATGCTATCGACCACAAGCGGTCTGCCGTATTTGGTTGCCTAAAGCCGGCGGGAGCCAACGCCCCATCGGGATTACAGCAGTCGAAGATAAGGTAGTTCAGCAAGCGCTGGTATGGGTATTAGAGGCCATTTACGAGGCGGACTTTCTCGGTTTCAGTTATGGTTTTCGCCCGGGTCGCGACCAGCATCGCGCGCTCGACGCGATTGCTGTAGCTATCGAGCAGAAGCCCGTGAGCTGGATACTGGATGCAGATATCAGCCAGTTCTTTGACACTATCGACCACGGCTGGCTACTGCGCTTTCTAGCGCATCGTATTGCCGACCGACGCCTGCTGCATTTGATCGAACGTATCGTAAAAGCAGGGGTGGTGGACGATGGACGCTTTACCAAGACCAGGATTGGGACTCCGCAGGGTGCAGTGATATCGCCGATGCTGGCAAATATTTACCTGCACTATGTCTTGGACCTTTGGGCGCATCAATGGCGGCAACAATCCGCACGTGGAGCCTGTTACATAGTCCGTTACGCGGACGATAGCGTGATGGGTTTCCAATACCGTTCGGATGCCGAGCACTTTCAAGTGGCATTAACCCAGCGCCTGGCAAAATTCGGGTTACAACTTAACGCGGATAAAACCCGGCTACTGGAGTTCGGTCGCTTCGCGATGAGCAATGCCAAACGTCGCGGAGGTAGAAAACCTGAAAGCTTTACCTTCCTCGGGTTTACCCACAGTTGCGGCAAACGTGTTTCGGATGGTCGCTTTGCACTCTGGCGCACCACCAACCGAAAGCGGCTTAACGCTAGGTTAAAAGCCATCCGGCAGAAGCTGTTTAAAATGCGCCATAAGGACGTATTTAAGCAAGTATTTATATTTTCCTGGACACCCAAAGATTAG
- a CDS encoding SpvB/TcaC N-terminal domain-containing protein produces MTDDVHMRFFKVLSFVLLGFLCGRTLAAVDAPATSNSGKYTVSYTQTYGSSRDYHLSSLKMVELKNGTVNRTFSGLSVDDASGSISVTVSASAQYTYELVATVSRCNVIQDTFPFSCGGWSNPYETDHGEDVINVAFKPNTPASIGFTSSTIESGSTDTNGKFTINWGASSEGPLVSGYQWCQKTNGSWQSSSSCPEVGKNTRTRSLPTTTGTMPSGTYAYRVRAYVKIGSYYQYSGWRTSSTLNVKHYPEQVGSWLEPGGSTLTGTSFQLKWQSVSDPDPSDPVDSYDLEWSVDGSGYSNVFDSNLGKTTTATINKSTTGQDIEAVVYKFRVRACNQSNDCGPWSSTKQLNPPTPPEPEFSDDLKTQFFKLDQVITWKDVGASSYQLERLRKGDGNNWQTKVASTTGTSYFDGGSEPGTYQYRLNACNDFECASVLSPWIKVHSLANTDEAPAVSTEVADSPGTLPYNADVSASGNAIINVPLQAAPGVNGLQPNISLYYTSARFQKRMNESLPEDILGYGWRLSGLSSIRRCVVNRPKIDRVKLDENDSLCLDGEPLVLVSGTHWEEGAQYRTLRDSFRLIELQEDSDGKPWFKVKTPNGSVNEYGSTADSRLKAEESPHFAWSLNKVTDAFGNTMEYKYHRDIIEGINYPLEITYGNQGDAKIEFQYGTRTDAPPVPLEDIQQEQLVLLHHIRVSLDGALHREYKLISEEEPADPNQDHYRRLKQVQMCGYGENGSGRQCLPPLELSWKFTDSGNPDDFETGIETITNGLGAQTKFVLERISDNSGEEEVGRFDEGATLFGSVGSIPDASQELAVNGDYRTVVTKLQRSNGYTQGWHTTEYAYQGVGLTSDKHWGFLGYTAQRIYDTEANIVTYRQFRKDFPYFGKVARQIQYHNNYQFGELLTNQRFSYDTLELEAGSSTTYFPYVAQSLDALLEGEKTLDMS; encoded by the coding sequence GTGACCGATGATGTTCATATGCGTTTCTTTAAAGTGCTGTCATTTGTATTGCTTGGTTTTTTATGTGGAAGAACTTTAGCAGCTGTTGATGCTCCGGCGACTAGTAATTCTGGGAAGTATACGGTTTCCTATACTCAAACTTATGGTTCGTCTAGAGACTACCACTTATCATCCCTAAAAATGGTCGAGCTTAAAAATGGTACGGTCAATCGTACTTTTAGTGGGCTTAGTGTTGATGATGCAAGTGGTAGTATCTCTGTTACGGTGAGTGCTTCAGCGCAATATACTTATGAGCTTGTCGCAACCGTCTCCCGGTGTAATGTCATTCAAGACACTTTTCCTTTCTCTTGTGGGGGATGGAGTAATCCCTATGAGACTGACCATGGGGAGGATGTCATCAATGTGGCATTTAAACCTAACACCCCGGCAAGTATTGGATTCACATCTAGCACTATTGAAAGTGGCAGCACTGATACTAATGGGAAGTTCACTATAAATTGGGGCGCTTCTAGTGAAGGGCCTTTGGTCTCAGGTTATCAATGGTGTCAAAAAACCAATGGGAGCTGGCAGTCAAGTAGTAGCTGTCCAGAAGTAGGAAAAAACACTCGTACGCGCTCACTGCCAACTACAACGGGCACTATGCCCAGTGGAACTTATGCATACAGAGTGCGCGCCTATGTAAAGATCGGCAGCTACTATCAATACAGTGGTTGGCGCACCTCATCTACACTTAATGTAAAGCACTATCCTGAGCAAGTTGGTAGCTGGCTTGAGCCTGGCGGTAGTACATTAACTGGGACAAGCTTCCAGTTAAAGTGGCAATCTGTCAGTGATCCCGATCCTTCCGACCCAGTAGATAGTTATGATTTGGAGTGGAGTGTAGATGGCAGCGGTTACAGTAATGTTTTCGATAGTAATCTCGGTAAAACAACCACTGCAACTATTAACAAATCGACGACCGGTCAAGATATTGAAGCAGTTGTCTATAAATTCCGTGTACGCGCATGTAATCAATCCAACGATTGCGGCCCATGGTCAAGCACCAAGCAGCTTAACCCTCCTACACCACCGGAACCTGAATTTAGTGATGACTTAAAAACACAGTTCTTTAAGCTTGATCAAGTTATTACATGGAAAGATGTTGGGGCCAGTAGCTACCAACTGGAACGCCTCCGTAAAGGTGATGGAAATAACTGGCAAACCAAGGTCGCAAGCACGACCGGTACTAGTTATTTTGATGGCGGCAGTGAGCCGGGCACTTATCAATATAGGCTAAATGCTTGTAATGACTTTGAATGTGCGTCAGTTCTAAGCCCCTGGATTAAAGTACACAGCCTGGCCAATACTGATGAGGCCCCGGCAGTGAGCACTGAGGTCGCAGATTCCCCTGGAACCTTACCTTACAATGCCGATGTTAGTGCATCTGGGAATGCAATTATCAATGTACCCCTGCAAGCTGCTCCTGGGGTTAATGGGTTGCAGCCTAATATTTCCTTGTATTACACCAGTGCCCGCTTCCAGAAGCGTATGAATGAATCACTTCCTGAAGATATTTTGGGATATGGCTGGCGATTGAGTGGATTGAGTAGTATCCGACGCTGTGTGGTGAATCGCCCGAAAATTGACAGAGTTAAGCTCGATGAAAATGATTCACTTTGCCTAGATGGCGAACCGCTGGTACTTGTGTCTGGTACTCACTGGGAAGAAGGCGCACAGTATCGAACTCTCCGTGATAGCTTCCGGCTAATTGAATTACAGGAAGACAGTGACGGCAAGCCCTGGTTTAAAGTGAAGACTCCCAATGGCTCAGTGAATGAATACGGATCTACAGCAGATAGCCGTTTAAAAGCTGAGGAGTCCCCGCATTTCGCCTGGAGCCTGAATAAAGTCACCGATGCTTTTGGCAATACCATGGAGTACAAGTACCACCGGGATATTATTGAGGGGATCAATTACCCCCTAGAAATTACCTATGGTAATCAGGGTGATGCAAAAATTGAATTTCAGTACGGCACCCGTACAGATGCCCCACCAGTACCCTTAGAAGATATCCAGCAAGAGCAGCTGGTTCTGCTGCATCATATTCGTGTCAGTCTTGATGGTGCTTTGCATAGGGAATATAAGCTGATATCCGAAGAAGAGCCTGCTGATCCTAACCAAGATCACTATCGCCGCCTAAAACAGGTACAGATGTGTGGTTATGGAGAAAATGGTAGTGGGCGCCAATGCCTGCCTCCATTGGAGCTTAGTTGGAAATTCACCGACTCTGGCAATCCCGATGATTTTGAAACCGGGATCGAAACTATTACTAATGGTCTGGGAGCACAGACAAAATTTGTTCTGGAGCGAATCTCCGATAATTCTGGAGAAGAGGAGGTAGGTCGCTTTGATGAGGGGGCTACCCTGTTTGGCTCTGTTGGCTCGATTCCAGATGCCAGTCAAGAGCTGGCTGTCAATGGGGACTATCGAACTGTTGTTACCAAGTTACAGCGCTCCAATGGTTACACTCAAGGGTGGCATACTACCGAATATGCATATCAAGGCGTGGGACTGACTAGTGACAAACACTGGGGTTTCCTCGGCTATACCGCCCAGCGTATTTACGATACTGAAGCCAATATCGTCACCTACCGCCAGTTCCGCAAAGATTTTCCATACTTTGGAAAGGTAGCGCGGCAGATCCAATACCACAATAACTATCAATTTGGTGAACTGCTGACTAATCAGCGATTCAGCTACGATACGCTTGAACTTGAAGCGGGAAGTAGCACCACTTATTTCCCCTATGTTGCCCAGAGCCTGGATGCGCTTCTGGAGGGGGAGAAAACCTTGGATATGTCTTAA
- a CDS encoding IS3 family transposase (programmed frameshift), translated as MTTKGTRRKFKPEFKKDAVALVSEQGYSISKAAEAVGTTANNLRRWIKELEQEESGVRLDSGERAELDQLRREVKQLRMEKEIPKKGQRLLCERNEIKYEFIKKQQGSFPVRVLCRVMQVNKSSYYEWCRRSDSPIDGQIWQLCHRLKALFAESRESLGSRRLMKLLRKEGFEIGRYRVRKLMKKLGLVVKQKKRFTLTTNSKHQLPVAENLLNRDFSPSAKNQVWTTDITYIWTLQGWLYLAVVIDLYSRRIVGWHLDRQMETALASRALVMAINLRTPTKGLLHHSDRGSQYASHSYQALLKQHGMVCSMSRKGNCWDNAPTERFFSSLKREWLTGNLYPTREGAITDVRAYIAYYNSRRIHTTLGDVTPIEFEKCA; from the exons ATGACAACAAAAGGTACACGCCGGAAATTCAAGCCGGAGTTCAAGAAAGACGCCGTAGCTCTTGTCTCAGAACAAGGGTATTCGATTTCCAAGGCCGCAGAGGCTGTAGGAACCACTGCTAACAATCTGCGACGCTGGATAAAGGAGCTGGAGCAGGAAGAGAGCGGAGTAAGGTTGGATTCGGGCGAACGAGCTGAACTGGATCAACTGCGACGTGAAGTAAAGCAATTGCGGATGGAGAAGGAAATCC CTAAAAAAGGCCAGCGCCTTCTTTGCGAAAGAAATGAAATAAAGTACGAATTTATTAAAAAGCAGCAAGGTAGCTTTCCAGTTAGAGTGCTCTGCCGAGTAATGCAAGTAAATAAGAGCAGCTATTACGAATGGTGTCGTCGTAGTGATAGCCCAATAGATGGCCAGATTTGGCAACTATGCCATCGATTGAAGGCCTTATTTGCAGAATCTCGTGAGAGTCTCGGAAGCCGTCGGTTAATGAAGCTGTTGCGCAAAGAAGGCTTTGAAATTGGGCGTTATCGAGTCCGCAAACTCATGAAAAAGCTCGGCTTGGTAGTAAAACAGAAGAAGCGATTTACACTAACCACAAATAGCAAGCACCAACTGCCAGTTGCTGAGAATCTTCTAAATAGGGATTTCTCACCGAGTGCTAAAAATCAAGTTTGGACTACGGATATTACCTATATCTGGACTTTGCAGGGTTGGTTATACCTAGCAGTGGTAATTGATCTTTATTCACGCCGGATTGTTGGCTGGCACTTAGACCGCCAGATGGAGACGGCCCTGGCAAGTCGTGCACTGGTTATGGCTATCAATTTGCGCACCCCAACAAAAGGTCTGCTGCATCACTCTGATCGAGGTAGCCAGTATGCCAGCCATAGCTACCAAGCGCTACTAAAGCAGCATGGAATGGTGTGCTCAATGAGCCGCAAGGGAAATTGTTGGGACAATGCACCTACTGAGCGTTTTTTTAGTAGCCTGAAGCGGGAATGGTTAACAGGAAACCTCTATCCGACAAGGGAGGGTGCGATAACAGACGTGAGGGCCTATATTGCGTATTACAATTCACGCAGGATACATACAACACTGGGGGACGTAACCCCTATCGAATTTGAAAAATGTGCTTAG
- a CDS encoding transposase — MKSGNDYEYRREWIESRMHNLASIFALDIAAYAVMSNHYHIVLYIDKEKALNWPDTEVIIRWQKLFKASNLARRYLQGNTLDHCEMRKLKEIIALWRDRLMDLSWFMRCLNESIARQANAEDNCTGRFWEGRFKSQALLDERALAACMAYVDLNPIRANMAKTPEDSNHTSIQQRIRAVILGEQPKELLPLVGGERLNMPKGLPFQLDHYLELVDWSGRHLDPRKRGYIAESTPPILKQLGISPKHWLYLNRNFESRFKGLVGSVETVQQACIQLNKRWVHGIGDCRRFLSAASC, encoded by the coding sequence ATGAAGTCTGGTAATGACTATGAGTATCGCCGCGAGTGGATTGAATCCAGAATGCATAATCTAGCTTCAATCTTTGCCCTTGATATCGCTGCCTATGCAGTTATGAGTAATCACTACCATATCGTACTTTATATCGACAAAGAGAAAGCGCTGAATTGGCCGGATACCGAGGTCATTATCCGCTGGCAGAAACTATTCAAAGCTTCCAATTTGGCCCGTCGCTACCTTCAAGGGAACACTCTCGATCACTGTGAGATGAGAAAACTAAAGGAAATCATCGCTCTATGGCGAGATCGCTTGATGGATCTTAGCTGGTTTATGCGTTGCTTAAACGAGTCTATCGCCCGCCAGGCCAATGCCGAAGATAATTGTACAGGCCGCTTCTGGGAAGGTCGTTTCAAGTCCCAGGCTTTATTAGATGAAAGAGCCCTTGCTGCCTGTATGGCCTATGTCGACCTCAACCCTATCCGTGCCAATATGGCAAAAACACCAGAAGACTCTAATCATACCTCGATCCAACAACGTATTCGTGCAGTAATCTTAGGTGAACAACCCAAAGAACTTCTACCACTTGTAGGTGGAGAGCGCCTAAATATGCCTAAAGGGCTTCCCTTTCAGTTGGATCACTATTTGGAGCTAGTGGACTGGAGTGGTCGACATCTAGACCCCAGAAAACGAGGTTATATTGCTGAAAGCACGCCACCCATCCTCAAACAACTAGGCATCTCACCAAAACACTGGCTATACCTCAACAGAAACTTTGAAAGTCGCTTCAAAGGATTGGTGGGATCAGTGGAGACAGTACAACAAGCCTGTATACAGCTCAATAAACGCTGGGTGCACGGTATAGGCGACTGTCGGCGCTTCCTTTCTGCAGCATCCTGCTAG
- a CDS encoding thiolase family protein → MRDVAVVAYCRTAIAKARRGALNETHGISMAAHVLREVVYKAGLTPQEVEDVVLGCGLPEGATGHNVARNAALFAGFGSQVPGVTINRYCGSGLNAASIVANRIAAGEMQIGVAGGVESISLVQFNLNLNHFVYEPLQKKVPAVWWTMIQTADYVADQYNISREDQDRYVVESQKRVAEAQKAGKFAEEITPFDTVMAVKDKESGETNRLKVTLSEDEGPRPGTTMEALSALEPVNTGGTVTAGNASQLSDGAAAVVMMDAELAAQKNLPILGLFRGMQLGAVAPKEMSIAVAPAVSRLMKHHQLTQDMIDLWELHEAFAVTTLYNQAELKTPWDITNVNGGAIALGHPYGMSGIRYLGSTLLELGRRDAHRAIIGVCTAGGMATAAYLER, encoded by the coding sequence ATGAGAGATGTCGCCGTTGTTGCCTATTGCCGAACTGCCATCGCCAAAGCCAGGCGGGGTGCGCTGAATGAAACTCACGGTATTTCTATGGCTGCCCATGTCCTGAGGGAGGTCGTTTATAAGGCGGGTTTGACGCCACAGGAGGTGGAAGACGTTGTGTTGGGGTGTGGCTTACCCGAGGGAGCTACCGGACACAATGTCGCGCGCAACGCGGCACTCTTTGCCGGCTTTGGGTCTCAAGTGCCGGGGGTTACTATTAACCGCTACTGCGGATCCGGCCTTAATGCGGCTTCTATTGTGGCCAATCGTATTGCTGCTGGCGAAATGCAAATTGGGGTGGCCGGTGGCGTCGAGAGTATCAGCCTGGTGCAGTTCAACTTGAACCTGAACCATTTTGTCTATGAACCCTTACAAAAGAAAGTGCCGGCAGTTTGGTGGACCATGATCCAAACGGCCGACTATGTCGCCGATCAATACAACATCAGTCGCGAAGACCAAGATCGCTATGTGGTTGAGTCACAAAAGCGTGTTGCTGAAGCTCAAAAGGCCGGAAAGTTTGCCGAGGAAATCACGCCGTTTGATACGGTAATGGCAGTGAAAGATAAGGAGAGTGGCGAAACGAATCGCCTGAAAGTCACCTTGTCAGAAGATGAAGGCCCCCGCCCTGGCACCACCATGGAGGCCCTATCTGCACTGGAGCCCGTGAATACCGGGGGGACAGTAACTGCCGGTAATGCTTCCCAACTATCCGATGGAGCCGCTGCCGTCGTTATGATGGATGCTGAGCTGGCAGCACAGAAAAATTTGCCTATTCTGGGGCTGTTTCGCGGTATGCAGCTTGGTGCAGTAGCGCCAAAAGAAATGAGTATTGCGGTTGCGCCAGCGGTTAGCCGACTTATGAAGCACCACCAACTCACTCAGGATATGATTGACCTTTGGGAGCTGCACGAAGCTTTTGCCGTCACCACCCTCTACAACCAGGCTGAACTTAAAACCCCTTGGGACATTACCAATGTCAATGGCGGTGCTATTGCCCTCGGCCACCCTTACGGTATGTCGGGCATCCGCTATCTGGGTTCGACCCTGTTAGAGCTGGGCCGGCGCGACGCCCATAGAGCAATTATTGGAGTCTGCACCGCTGGCGGTATGGCGACAGCCGCTTACCTAGAGCGATAA
- a CDS encoding RHS repeat-associated core domain-containing protein, with protein sequence MLSGTSSITRIVGSTQFSDTQSVWGEVLPATSYSDIQRSVESTTLLDNRVSGQWLIGFPSAQEQRYFSGDVTGTPDQEASSTMVPYSNTNRVQTLTQYPGDAQYQMVVTYDYDAYGNIKSETATGKIDASINGAGTQTRSTTVGGAFADRRYPTSLSNSLNHSMSLSYDTRFGSVTQITDANSQSSSIQYDPFGREVERTNADNVVFTSQYNFCHGICPTVGGIEVPFWVQTDSDITPTSEYYYDQLGRLVQQDIQAFSGSNVSRREFKYDLQGRLALETAPFFAQGAVAIDGYKPIASYDYDLRNRLNFIEKADGSTVDIDYAVNHGGSGKQVKVSVTESVMGGSGTIYQVRESYYDPTGNLVHTVDDATGEAVSTDYSYYATGLPKTVNVAGSSRNIESSFVFDYAGFRTKLIDPNLGTVVSSYNAFGELDRQIDNKNQNITYLYDQLGRLLEQSDDDGLAKWQYDASNAKGSLESRSYTESGTEVFSEEYVYLSDSKLDNITTSIVIDGVNPSYRHRYDYDSHGRMDKVTYPNGVEAHYLYNDRGYLRGLSSDASGSNLLQTFNSINARGQVEQEIYGNGLVTNRTYDPNTGRLKTIQTDGGQIQNNEYHWRSNGTLESRLTYSGSQVLQKQENFSYDGLNRLEDATMVVGGDRILSTQYDKLGNILSKTSSVSDDTQVTGYQYGEFGNAGPNAVSNVTIDGISHSLYYDANGAIEYYDATTGDDKWISWNARQLPIEIVLGSSQSDSTPTAKDQFKYGPDGQRYYRESSWMENGQLKREKTFFVGNFEVVWPLHDATITAVKRISLSGSVQHVAITDTVGTTGEYQYVHRDHLGSVEKITDKDGVEILSTAFNPDGSRREEDWSNNLSLSQVSDLLAVQLLTTNRGYTGHEHLDRTGLIHMNGRVYDPTLGRFLSPDPIVQAPIFSQNWNRYSYVFNNPLSFTDPSGYEADELDTKTTVHPIDEGPSQDDGRGPDSDMEEVSVTGHRLPTLTLFSSWGPVPMGSASIGGTRYNIYAESVDSVFKRILNSINVDLTNESSVNGAPVFSLSGVLALNNAQKGNGLVNPTGKGVRGCDTKGCGHYGASRVRNGKPGTHVGADYITDAGQDVVAISDGKVVRLPTGSYEGVVVGDGNGTSWKILYLDVDQSLSIGDSVTAGQVLGTAQDLTTTYPGITNHVHVKLRINNQVVDPEQHIPSP encoded by the coding sequence TTGCTCAGCGGTACTTCCAGTATCACCCGTATTGTCGGAAGTACTCAATTCAGTGATACCCAGAGTGTTTGGGGAGAGGTCCTACCAGCTACAAGTTACAGCGATATTCAGCGCAGTGTAGAGAGCACGACCCTGTTGGATAATCGTGTCAGCGGTCAATGGTTGATAGGCTTTCCCAGTGCCCAGGAGCAACGCTACTTTAGTGGTGATGTTACTGGCACGCCGGACCAGGAAGCCAGTAGCACCATGGTTCCTTATTCCAACACAAACAGAGTACAGACACTAACTCAATACCCCGGCGATGCTCAGTACCAAATGGTGGTGACCTATGACTACGATGCATACGGCAACATAAAAAGTGAAACCGCTACAGGTAAGATCGATGCCTCTATCAATGGTGCAGGCACTCAAACCCGCAGTACAACAGTAGGGGGCGCCTTTGCAGATCGGCGCTACCCCACCAGTCTAAGTAATAGCCTGAATCACTCAATGAGTTTGAGCTATGACACCCGCTTCGGCAGTGTTACCCAGATAACGGATGCAAACAGCCAATCCAGCAGCATCCAATACGATCCCTTTGGTCGCGAAGTAGAGCGTACCAATGCTGACAACGTCGTGTTTACCAGCCAGTACAATTTCTGCCACGGTATCTGCCCCACAGTTGGTGGCATAGAGGTTCCTTTCTGGGTGCAGACCGACTCAGATATTACTCCCACCTCAGAATACTATTACGATCAGTTGGGCCGTCTGGTGCAGCAGGATATTCAAGCGTTCTCAGGTAGCAATGTATCCCGTCGTGAGTTTAAGTATGACCTGCAAGGCCGCCTTGCCTTGGAAACTGCACCTTTCTTTGCTCAGGGAGCTGTAGCGATAGACGGTTACAAACCTATCGCCAGTTATGATTACGATTTGCGTAACCGCCTCAATTTTATTGAAAAAGCAGATGGCAGCACGGTTGACATCGACTACGCAGTGAATCATGGAGGTAGCGGCAAACAGGTCAAGGTCAGTGTCACCGAGTCTGTTATGGGAGGCAGTGGAACCATATATCAAGTGAGGGAGAGTTACTATGACCCTACTGGCAACCTGGTCCACACGGTAGATGACGCTACTGGTGAAGCGGTATCCACTGATTACTCCTACTACGCCACAGGTCTGCCAAAAACCGTTAACGTTGCCGGAAGCAGTCGCAATATTGAATCCAGTTTTGTGTTTGACTACGCCGGCTTCCGTACTAAGCTGATTGACCCCAATCTGGGTACAGTGGTCAGTAGTTACAACGCCTTTGGTGAATTAGATCGGCAGATTGATAATAAAAACCAAAATATTACTTACCTCTACGACCAATTAGGCCGATTGCTTGAACAGAGCGATGATGATGGCCTGGCAAAATGGCAATACGATGCCAGCAATGCAAAAGGCAGTTTGGAGAGTCGTAGTTACACAGAAAGCGGCACGGAGGTATTCTCTGAAGAGTACGTTTACCTTTCCGATAGTAAACTGGACAATATTACGACGTCTATAGTGATTGATGGGGTGAACCCTAGTTACCGCCATAGGTATGACTACGATAGCCACGGCCGCATGGATAAAGTAACTTATCCCAACGGTGTAGAAGCCCATTATTTATATAATGATCGGGGTTATCTCCGCGGCTTAAGCAGTGATGCTTCTGGTAGTAATCTCCTGCAAACGTTTAACAGTATCAATGCCCGGGGCCAAGTAGAGCAGGAAATCTACGGCAATGGCCTGGTTACTAATCGCACTTATGATCCCAATACAGGCCGCTTGAAAACGATCCAGACTGATGGAGGGCAAATACAAAATAATGAATACCACTGGCGCTCCAACGGCACCTTGGAAAGTCGTCTTACCTACAGTGGCTCCCAAGTGCTGCAGAAACAGGAAAATTTTAGTTATGACGGTCTCAATCGTCTAGAAGATGCCACGATGGTGGTTGGAGGTGATCGGATACTCAGCACCCAATACGATAAACTGGGTAATATCCTTTCGAAAACCTCCAGTGTGAGCGATGATACTCAAGTAACGGGTTACCAATATGGTGAGTTTGGTAATGCTGGCCCCAACGCAGTCAGCAATGTCACTATTGATGGCATCTCCCACAGTCTGTATTACGATGCAAATGGTGCGATCGAGTACTATGACGCAACCACGGGCGATGATAAATGGATCAGTTGGAATGCCCGGCAATTGCCCATAGAAATTGTCCTGGGTAGCAGTCAAAGCGATAGTACACCTACCGCGAAGGACCAGTTTAAATATGGGCCGGATGGCCAGCGCTACTATCGCGAAAGTAGTTGGATGGAGAATGGTCAGCTCAAAAGAGAAAAGACTTTTTTCGTAGGCAACTTTGAAGTGGTATGGCCTTTACATGATGCCACAATCACAGCAGTCAAACGCATCAGCTTGAGTGGCTCAGTTCAACATGTGGCTATCACTGATACAGTAGGAACCACTGGGGAGTACCAATATGTCCATAGGGACCATCTAGGTTCAGTTGAAAAAATTACAGATAAAGATGGTGTGGAAATATTGAGTACCGCCTTTAACCCGGATGGTAGCCGCCGCGAGGAAGATTGGAGCAACAATTTAAGCCTGTCACAGGTATCCGATTTGCTGGCAGTACAACTCCTCACTACCAATCGGGGTTACACTGGACATGAGCACTTGGATCGAACTGGTCTAATCCATATGAACGGGAGGGTTTATGACCCGACACTCGGCCGCTTCCTAAGCCCTGACCCGATTGTGCAGGCGCCAATCTTCAGCCAGAATTGGAATCGGTATAGCTATGTGTTTAATAATCCTCTGAGTTTTACGGACCCTAGTGGGTATGAAGCGGATGAATTGGACACGAAGACCACCGTGCACCCCATTGATGAAGGGCCGTCACAGGATGATGGGCGTGGGCCAGATTCTGATATGGAGGAGGTTAGTGTTACGGGGCATAGACTTCCCACATTAACCCTTTTCTCTTCGTGGGGTCCTGTACCTATGGGGAGTGCCTCTATAGGTGGAACACGGTATAATATATATGCTGAGTCGGTGGATTCTGTTTTTAAGAGGATTTTGAATTCAATAAATGTAGATTTGACTAATGAATCCTCTGTGAATGGTGCTCCTGTTTTTTCTCTTAGTGGTGTGTTAGCGCTTAATAATGCACAAAAGGGGAATGGATTGGTGAACCCAACGGGCAAAGGCGTTCGTGGGTGCGATACGAAAGGATGCGGACATTATGGCGCGTCCAGAGTTCGGAATGGTAAGCCCGGAACTCACGTTGGTGCGGATTACATTACCGATGCAGGGCAGGATGTTGTAGCAATCAGTGATGGTAAAGTTGTTCGACTTCCTACAGGTTCTTATGAGGGTGTTGTTGTTGGGGATGGCAATGGAACTAGCTGGAAGATCCTGTATTTAGATGTGGATCAATCTTTAAGTATTGGAGACTCTGTCACAGCAGGGCAGGTCTTGGGTACAGCACAAGATTTAACGACCACATATCCGGGTATTACAAACCACGTTCATGTGAAGTTGCGAATTAATAATCAGGTGGTTGATCCTGAACAGCACATACCATCTCCGTGA